A single Klebsiella variicola DNA region contains:
- the secE gene encoding preprotein translocase subunit SecE, whose translation MSANTEAQGSGRGLETMKWIIVAVLLIVAIVGNFLYRDIMLAVRALAVVILIAAAGGVALLTTKGKATVAFAREARTEVRKVIWPTRQETLHTTLIVAAVTAVMSLILWGLDGILVRLVSFITGLRF comes from the coding sequence ATGAGTGCGAATACCGAAGCTCAAGGGAGCGGGCGCGGCCTGGAAACGATGAAGTGGATTATCGTTGCCGTGCTGCTGATCGTGGCGATCGTGGGCAACTTCCTTTATCGCGACATTATGCTGGCGGTGCGTGCGCTGGCCGTGGTTATTCTTATTGCTGCTGCCGGTGGCGTCGCGCTGTTGACGACGAAAGGTAAGGCGACCGTTGCTTTTGCTCGCGAAGCGCGAACTGAAGTGCGTAAAGTGATTTGGCCGACTCGCCAGGAAACGCTGCATACTACGCTGATTGTTGCTGCCGTGACTGCAGTAATGTCACTGATCCTGTGGGGACTGGATGGTATTCTGGTTCGCCTGGTCTCCTTTATCACTGGCCTGAGGTTCTGA